One Roseimaritima multifibrata DNA window includes the following coding sequences:
- a CDS encoding HlyD family efflux transporter periplasmic adaptor subunit, which yields MPPPPALAARQSLQVRMRADLQAQQTESPAGGRVTIKDPISLKYHTLRNDEWFVLQLLREGTNLESIRSAYQKKFAPDRVTLRQIQSLIFRFHRSELLLSNTLGQAMPLGKRSTQSRWQKRWGVLQSALFIRFPGIDPEPFLRWTVPVVRFALHPLFLVGYAVLVAAAVVLFVTQAGTYWQDMPSAEQLFQPRQLLGFAVVLGLTKIAHELGHAVVCKYYGRECHEIGPMLLVMTPALYCDTSDAWMLTNRWQRAAVGAAGMGVEVLLAAIATFVWWYSEPGFVHAAAMKVMLVCSVSTLLFNANPLLRYDGYYILSDLCDSPNLAQQSRRYLNQQVARWMLGVRNPAPLQVSRRAAVGMIVYQVAATLYRWGLTLVILWFVSQFLKPYGLQSIGWVLAVFSVAVMVYRPLKEWTRMLRVPGATRKFRRWNLLGTGVVGIALVGGLLIPLPRYIVGEVEIVPHHPVPVYVTAAGRRLSDAMPGFWAGGPIEKGETVLQLEDQALELQWLKAMRRVESQRLLLERLQQTQASDEEAASQIPFTQSAYDDLLERADKLAAKRKALTITSPASGRFVPAKWLPKQGDSQRLERWYGQVTADANVGAYLETGTPLGVIAKPDRYDALLTVQPADLEFVQIGQPVVVQLNGFASQALAGQVVEIAQQDNLSDTVQGSKGTGSDGTQQLAYPVRIQLDATALPLTYYESGQGRVLVESQSIAQRIYRSLASLFRF from the coding sequence GTGCCTCCTCCGCCCGCGTTGGCGGCTCGCCAGTCGCTGCAGGTGCGGATGCGAGCTGATCTGCAGGCTCAGCAGACGGAATCTCCCGCTGGGGGTCGGGTGACGATTAAAGATCCGATTTCGCTGAAATATCACACGTTGCGGAATGACGAATGGTTTGTGCTGCAATTGTTGCGTGAGGGAACCAATTTGGAATCCATTCGCTCAGCGTATCAAAAAAAGTTTGCTCCTGATCGCGTGACCCTACGGCAGATTCAGTCTTTGATTTTTCGATTCCACCGAAGCGAATTATTGCTTTCAAATACCTTGGGGCAGGCGATGCCACTGGGGAAACGAAGCACACAGTCGCGTTGGCAAAAACGTTGGGGCGTTTTGCAGAGTGCCCTTTTTATTCGGTTTCCTGGAATCGATCCCGAACCGTTTTTGCGTTGGACCGTCCCTGTGGTTCGGTTCGCTTTGCATCCTCTGTTTCTTGTAGGTTATGCGGTGTTGGTTGCCGCGGCAGTGGTTTTGTTTGTGACGCAGGCGGGGACCTACTGGCAAGACATGCCATCGGCCGAGCAACTGTTCCAACCCAGGCAACTGCTGGGATTCGCCGTCGTGTTGGGATTGACCAAGATCGCTCATGAACTGGGGCATGCTGTTGTCTGTAAGTACTACGGTCGTGAGTGCCATGAAATCGGTCCGATGTTATTGGTGATGACCCCTGCGCTTTACTGCGACACATCGGACGCCTGGATGTTGACCAACCGCTGGCAGCGTGCAGCGGTTGGGGCTGCGGGTATGGGGGTGGAGGTTTTATTGGCGGCGATTGCGACCTTTGTGTGGTGGTATAGCGAACCTGGGTTTGTGCATGCGGCTGCCATGAAGGTGATGCTGGTCTGTTCGGTTAGCACGCTGTTATTTAATGCGAATCCTTTGCTGCGTTATGACGGCTATTACATCCTTTCGGATCTGTGTGATTCGCCGAATCTGGCACAGCAAAGTCGCCGCTATCTAAATCAGCAAGTCGCTCGTTGGATGCTGGGAGTTCGCAACCCAGCCCCCCTGCAAGTTTCTCGGCGGGCGGCGGTTGGGATGATCGTTTATCAAGTGGCCGCCACGCTGTACCGGTGGGGACTGACCCTTGTCATTTTGTGGTTCGTCAGCCAATTTCTTAAACCTTATGGCTTGCAATCGATTGGCTGGGTGCTGGCTGTTTTTTCGGTTGCGGTAATGGTTTATCGACCGCTGAAAGAATGGACCCGAATGCTGCGGGTTCCCGGCGCTACTCGCAAATTCAGACGATGGAACCTGCTGGGAACCGGTGTGGTGGGGATTGCCTTGGTGGGAGGGCTGCTGATTCCACTGCCTCGCTATATCGTTGGTGAAGTCGAAATAGTGCCTCATCATCCAGTCCCTGTTTATGTCACCGCCGCCGGCAGACGGCTGAGCGATGCAATGCCAGGATTTTGGGCTGGGGGACCGATCGAAAAAGGGGAGACGGTTTTGCAGTTGGAGGACCAGGCCTTGGAACTGCAGTGGCTGAAAGCGATGCGGCGAGTCGAATCGCAGCGGTTGTTGTTGGAGCGTTTGCAGCAGACTCAGGCAAGTGACGAAGAAGCTGCAAGTCAAATCCCGTTCACTCAATCGGCCTACGACGATCTGTTGGAACGAGCCGATAAACTGGCTGCGAAAAGGAAAGCCCTCACAATCACTTCACCGGCCAGCGGTCGATTTGTGCCAGCGAAGTGGTTGCCAAAGCAGGGCGATTCGCAGCGACTGGAACGTTGGTATGGACAAGTCACCGCGGACGCAAATGTAGGGGCTTACCTGGAAACGGGAACTCCGCTGGGAGTGATCGCCAAGCCGGATAGGTACGATGCGTTATTAACGGTCCAGCCAGCCGATCTAGAATTTGTGCAAATCGGGCAACCGGTGGTTGTTCAATTGAACGGGTTTGCATCACAGGCGTTGGCGGGCCAAGTCGTCGAAATTGCACAGCAGGATAACCTTAGCGATACGGTTCAGGGATCGAAGGGAACGGGCTCAGACGGGACGCAGCAGCTTGCCTATCCGGTTCGCATTCAATTGGATGCGACCGCGTTGCCATTGACCTACTACGAATCAGGGCAGGGGCGAGTGTTGGTCGAATCGCAGTCGATCGCTCAGCGCATCTATCGCAGCCTCGCATCGCTGTTTCGTTTTTAG
- a CDS encoding ABC transporter permease, whose amino-acid sequence MSASETRLPTFHRIQTWGVILRIALEERLVYRGDFALGTLMRFLPIVTQIFLWHAVFDSIASSDDPNGEKTIGGFGFTDMVAYYLITMIARAFSSMPGLASGIAQQIREGEIKRYMVQPIDLIGFLMLQRIAHKLAYYTIAIFPFAFVFFLCRGYFTEGWPSAPVLLAFAGSLIMGFLIGFFLEATIGMIGFWFLEVSSLLFIYMLFSFFLSGHMFPLTLLPPQIEQVVQWLPLKYLAYFPAAVFLGKIPEDELAGEMAIEAAWLVFFIILCRFMYSRGVRRYSGFGG is encoded by the coding sequence ATGAGCGCCAGCGAAACGCGATTGCCGACTTTCCACCGAATCCAGACATGGGGGGTGATCCTCCGCATCGCTTTGGAAGAGCGACTGGTATATCGCGGTGATTTCGCGTTAGGAACCCTGATGCGGTTCTTGCCGATCGTGACTCAGATTTTCCTGTGGCATGCCGTCTTTGATTCAATCGCCTCAAGCGACGATCCAAACGGCGAGAAGACGATCGGGGGATTTGGGTTTACCGACATGGTCGCCTATTACCTGATCACGATGATTGCCCGCGCCTTTTCAAGCATGCCGGGACTGGCCAGCGGAATCGCCCAGCAGATTCGGGAAGGGGAAATCAAACGGTACATGGTGCAGCCGATCGACCTTATCGGTTTCCTGATGCTGCAAAGGATCGCCCACAAACTGGCCTACTACACAATCGCGATCTTTCCGTTTGCGTTCGTCTTTTTTCTCTGCCGCGGTTACTTCACCGAAGGCTGGCCCTCGGCGCCGGTGCTGCTGGCATTCGCGGGATCCCTAATCATGGGATTCCTGATCGGTTTCTTCCTGGAAGCGACCATCGGGATGATTGGATTCTGGTTCCTGGAAGTCAGCTCGCTGCTGTTCATCTATATGTTGTTCAGCTTTTTCCTCAGCGGACACATGTTTCCATTGACACTGCTGCCACCCCAAATTGAACAGGTCGTGCAGTGGCTGCCGCTGAAGTACCTAGCCTATTTCCCGGCAGCCGTCTTCCTGGGGAAAATTCCCGAAGACGAATTGGCGGGCGAGATGGCAATCGAAGCGGCTTGGCTGGTCTTCTTCATCATTTTGTGCCGATTCATGTACTCCCGAGGCGTCCGCCGCTACAGCGGATTCGGCGGCTAA
- a CDS encoding efflux RND transporter periplasmic adaptor subunit — MIPPSSADVAKEQREEIRAASGPLGLVDRVLRIIDNREIHDAAASRSADVSENHWRSVVQAIVETTHAGMVVYRIGPITSSLATADLQFVGPAKDDFQRSEVQANLLACFRGMAPQPSAVPADSVLQSTGRIWTVSDPLNDVRLLVWMPSELDLVSETVWLRCLNALVPHVDASIQQGMQPAASSSLSRFHHSLDASQTAAQIANDMRFLLQLDRVTVLVRRGRRYRVEAVSGAAQFHRRSNLIRALEQLAGIVAVTKQPFLYPHEDELPPQIEEALADYLDQSSVDRMRMIPLVADAATDSDGVDVPRPLPFAMLVLEKIAAESEALNVVAIPDPGAMIDHAAWALHNSQSHSRLFLLPVWRFLGGMWDRGKRWWVLVACLLLVGLIAAGALIQVEHYVVAEGRLQPAHRQHLFAPLDGVIDEVRVQHGDFVTPGDVLVTLQSSELERQLEESLGQIQTIERRLTAVRSNRVSEGRRRVGDASAVGSAVAANGGLAGEEQQLVAERDNLQRQVELLRKLQEQLQVQSPLAGQVVSWDLQQRIGSRPVSRGHQLLTIADVQGDWILELVLPDEDLGTVRSAAEIAGKPLAIEYALATDPEHQYAATLNRIGTAAERDETRASYVPLEARLAEEPNQRHVGAEVRAKIACGQRSLAASWFSDVVRVFQQSIGFHFWRAER, encoded by the coding sequence GTGATTCCTCCCTCATCCGCTGATGTCGCAAAAGAGCAACGCGAGGAAATTCGTGCGGCTAGCGGTCCGCTTGGATTGGTTGATCGGGTTTTGCGGATTATCGATAACCGCGAGATTCACGATGCTGCCGCTTCCCGGTCAGCGGATGTTTCGGAAAATCACTGGCGATCGGTTGTCCAAGCCATCGTCGAAACGACCCATGCGGGGATGGTCGTCTATCGCATCGGCCCGATTACGAGTTCACTCGCGACGGCCGATTTGCAGTTTGTCGGGCCCGCAAAAGATGATTTTCAGCGGAGCGAAGTCCAGGCGAACTTGCTTGCATGTTTCCGTGGGATGGCGCCGCAGCCTTCGGCGGTGCCTGCTGATTCGGTTTTGCAATCGACGGGACGAATCTGGACCGTCAGCGATCCGCTGAACGATGTTCGTTTGTTGGTTTGGATGCCAAGTGAACTGGATCTTGTTTCCGAAACGGTTTGGCTCCGCTGTTTGAACGCCCTGGTCCCACATGTCGACGCTTCTATTCAGCAAGGGATGCAACCTGCCGCGTCGTCCAGCTTAAGTCGTTTTCATCACTCGTTGGATGCTTCGCAAACCGCTGCACAAATCGCAAACGATATGCGATTTTTATTGCAGTTGGATCGGGTGACGGTTCTGGTCCGGCGGGGACGCAGGTATCGCGTGGAGGCGGTCAGCGGGGCGGCACAATTTCATCGACGGTCGAATCTGATCCGGGCTCTCGAGCAGTTAGCGGGGATCGTCGCCGTCACAAAACAGCCCTTTCTGTATCCTCATGAAGATGAATTGCCGCCGCAGATTGAAGAGGCCCTTGCGGATTATTTGGATCAATCGTCTGTTGATCGGATGCGGATGATTCCGCTGGTTGCCGACGCGGCCACGGATAGCGATGGTGTGGATGTTCCGCGTCCATTGCCCTTTGCAATGTTGGTGTTAGAAAAAATCGCAGCTGAATCCGAAGCATTGAACGTCGTCGCGATTCCTGACCCAGGAGCGATGATCGATCATGCGGCATGGGCGCTTCATAATTCGCAATCGCATAGCCGATTGTTTTTGCTGCCTGTCTGGCGATTTTTGGGGGGCATGTGGGATCGAGGCAAACGCTGGTGGGTTCTGGTTGCGTGTCTGCTGCTGGTCGGGTTGATCGCCGCAGGTGCGTTGATTCAAGTGGAGCACTACGTCGTTGCCGAAGGACGCTTGCAACCCGCACACCGTCAACATCTGTTCGCGCCTTTGGATGGTGTGATCGATGAAGTCCGCGTGCAGCATGGCGATTTTGTGACGCCGGGCGATGTTCTTGTCACTTTGCAAAGTTCCGAACTGGAACGTCAACTTGAAGAGTCGCTCGGTCAGATCCAGACGATTGAGCGGCGACTGACCGCCGTGCGATCGAATCGAGTATCCGAAGGAAGGCGAAGGGTAGGGGATGCTTCCGCGGTAGGTTCTGCAGTTGCCGCGAACGGTGGATTGGCCGGAGAAGAACAGCAGTTGGTCGCCGAACGAGACAATTTGCAGCGTCAGGTAGAACTGCTGCGCAAGCTTCAAGAACAACTCCAGGTTCAAAGTCCTTTGGCGGGGCAGGTTGTTAGCTGGGATTTGCAACAACGGATCGGTAGTCGTCCGGTCAGTCGGGGGCACCAGTTGCTAACGATCGCGGATGTCCAGGGAGACTGGATCCTTGAATTGGTTTTGCCCGACGAAGATTTGGGGACTGTTCGCTCGGCTGCCGAAATCGCAGGCAAACCGTTGGCGATCGAATACGCGTTGGCGACCGATCCAGAGCATCAATACGCTGCGACGTTGAACCGGATAGGGACCGCTGCGGAACGAGACGAAACAAGGGCCAGCTATGTTCCGCTGGAGGCTAGGTTGGCAGAAGAACCCAATCAGCGGCACGTGGGGGCGGAGGTTCGTGCGAAGATCGCGTGCGGTCAACGATCGCTGGCGGCGTCATGGTTTAGCGACGTGGTGCGTGTTTTTCAGCAGTCGATTGGTTTTCACTTTTGGCGGGCGGAAAGATGA
- a CDS encoding TolC family protein → MPAALSWAPPTPIFYETDVAASTPVRAPHAISTRPPQSISAAPESFLDLTREQVIEIALQDSRILRELGGRIVDAPAATITAYDLALQRSDPFYGPEAALAEFDSVLSSSLTSANNDRVFNNAVLGGGAQELTQDALSLKSGVSRRLMNGAVVSLDRQLDYDSNNRSANLFPSAWESQVQVGIRQPLLQGAGKTFNSIAGPNAQPGFYFSNGIVIAQMNSQISELDFEKGLQDYISEVEETYWGLQMAYKLYEGERRASQAAEKTWKAVAAKAAMRLGGAEADKEAEARADFLGAEYRTLLALNGTNRLPGVHDSERRLRYLIGLPATDGHLIRPCEPVSTAPIVFDWSAMLAGAINHRTDLRKQSVRIGQEELRLIAAENFLLPQLDLIGRYRLRGFGDDLTGAGPRFASASDDLFSFDHQEWEFGVEMKVVAGRRQAHAAVQHAKLQIERERSILVEQQRYVAHELSQAIAKVEVLQAGIRISGRRQQAAYERLNAVQAQYDIGKTDIHRLLNAQEDAIEAERQAIETTTDYAIALKDVAVANGTLLREHGVILR, encoded by the coding sequence ATGCCGGCCGCGCTCTCCTGGGCCCCACCAACTCCGATCTTCTATGAAACCGACGTTGCGGCATCGACGCCCGTTCGTGCTCCCCATGCCATCAGCACCCGACCGCCGCAGTCCATCTCAGCCGCCCCCGAATCGTTCTTAGATTTGACTCGGGAACAGGTCATCGAAATCGCGTTGCAGGACAGCCGAATCTTACGCGAACTGGGCGGACGGATCGTCGACGCACCGGCGGCTACGATCACCGCCTACGACCTTGCGCTCCAGCGCAGCGATCCCTTTTACGGTCCCGAAGCGGCACTGGCGGAATTTGATTCGGTGCTGTCCAGCTCGCTGACGTCAGCGAACAACGATCGCGTCTTTAACAACGCGGTTCTGGGGGGCGGTGCACAAGAATTAACCCAGGACGCCCTTTCCCTTAAAAGCGGGGTCTCGCGGCGGTTGATGAACGGAGCCGTCGTCTCGCTCGACCGCCAATTGGATTACGACAGCAACAACCGTTCGGCGAACCTCTTCCCCAGTGCCTGGGAATCGCAAGTGCAAGTTGGTATCCGCCAGCCCTTGCTGCAGGGAGCCGGCAAAACATTCAATTCAATCGCAGGCCCGAATGCCCAACCAGGATTCTATTTTTCAAACGGGATCGTGATCGCCCAAATGAATTCGCAAATCAGCGAACTTGATTTTGAAAAAGGACTACAAGACTACATAAGCGAAGTCGAAGAAACGTACTGGGGGCTGCAAATGGCCTACAAACTTTACGAAGGCGAACGCAGGGCCAGCCAAGCTGCGGAAAAGACCTGGAAAGCCGTTGCTGCGAAAGCGGCCATGCGATTGGGTGGCGCCGAAGCGGACAAAGAAGCGGAAGCTCGAGCCGATTTCCTGGGTGCCGAGTACCGCACTTTGCTTGCCTTAAATGGCACGAACCGACTGCCTGGCGTCCATGATTCCGAACGCCGCCTACGCTATCTGATTGGTCTGCCCGCAACCGATGGACACCTGATCCGGCCGTGCGAGCCCGTCTCGACAGCTCCGATCGTGTTTGATTGGTCAGCGATGCTGGCGGGTGCGATCAACCACCGAACCGATTTACGCAAGCAATCCGTCCGCATCGGACAAGAGGAATTACGGCTGATCGCGGCAGAAAACTTTCTGCTTCCTCAATTGGATCTGATCGGCCGTTACCGACTAAGAGGCTTCGGCGATGACCTAACCGGCGCGGGACCTCGGTTCGCAAGTGCATCCGATGATCTCTTTTCTTTTGACCATCAAGAATGGGAATTCGGAGTCGAAATGAAAGTCGTAGCGGGCCGCCGCCAAGCCCACGCAGCGGTCCAACATGCAAAACTGCAGATCGAACGCGAACGCTCGATCCTGGTAGAACAGCAGCGCTATGTGGCTCACGAATTAAGCCAAGCGATCGCCAAAGTCGAAGTCCTGCAGGCGGGGATCCGGATCAGCGGACGTCGCCAACAGGCGGCCTACGAGCGTTTAAATGCCGTCCAAGCACAATACGACATCGGGAAAACAGACATCCATCGCTTGCTGAATGCCCAAGAGGATGCGATCGAAGCCGAACGGCAAGCGATCGAAACGACAACCGATTACGCGATCGCTCTCAAAGATGTCGCGGTTGCCAACGGGACATTGCTGCGTGAGCATGGCGTCATACTGCGCTAA
- the ispF gene encoding 2-C-methyl-D-erythritol 2,4-cyclodiphosphate synthase, producing the protein MMNMPPLRIGLGYDTHCLGNGGPLRVGGIDIEGDLHALGHSDADVLLHAITDALLGAADCGDIGQLFPDTDPENRGRDSAEFLAEAIRLVRAAGWEVTNIDCVLLAQRPKIAPYIDEIRQRIGEIANLYPTQIGIKGKTGEGIGPIGHSEAIAARCVALLHRVG; encoded by the coding sequence ATAATGAATATGCCCCCTCTTCGTATCGGTCTGGGATATGACACCCACTGCTTGGGCAATGGCGGTCCGCTGCGAGTCGGCGGCATTGATATCGAAGGAGACTTGCATGCCCTGGGCCACAGCGATGCCGATGTCCTTTTGCATGCGATTACGGACGCGTTGTTGGGGGCCGCCGATTGTGGAGATATCGGGCAGCTTTTCCCTGATACCGATCCGGAAAATCGAGGCCGGGATAGTGCGGAATTCTTGGCCGAAGCGATCCGCTTGGTCCGAGCGGCGGGCTGGGAAGTGACCAATATTGACTGTGTTTTGCTAGCACAGCGACCAAAGATCGCCCCTTATATTGACGAAATTCGGCAGCGGATTGGGGAAATCGCTAATCTCTATCCCACTCAGATCGGGATAAAAGGTAAGACGGGGGAAGGAATCGGGCCGATCGGCCATTCCGAAGCGATCGCAGCTCGTTGTGTGGCCTTGTTGCACCGGGTTGGTTGA
- a CDS encoding ABC transporter ATP-binding protein has protein sequence MPIIEVSQLTKSYRVYQKREGLMDSVRGLFHREYREVEAVKGIDLKVEQGEFVAFLGPNGAGKTTTLKLLSGVINPTSGSAKVMGFTPWERKHEYRRRFALVMGQKNQLWWDLPAQESYRLHQQIYGIDPTEFQQRLDELSELLDVKRLLGQPVRELSLGERMKMELMAALLHNPDVLFLDEPTIGLDVIAQHNIQQFLKYYQEKRKITILLTSHYMKDVAALCKRVVIIADGRIHYDGSLSGIIDKFSGSKVVTLQFAEDVQPDNLSEIGEVIETNWPKAKIHIPRNEVAARLAQALRDHVVEDVSVEDPPLEDVIADLFHSVGNHPRAETSHSSEAPQV, from the coding sequence ATGCCGATCATCGAGGTTTCTCAGCTTACAAAATCCTATCGCGTCTATCAGAAACGCGAAGGGTTAATGGACAGCGTCCGTGGACTGTTCCACCGTGAATACCGCGAAGTCGAAGCGGTCAAAGGGATCGATCTAAAAGTCGAACAAGGCGAATTTGTCGCTTTCCTCGGTCCCAATGGGGCAGGAAAAACGACCACGCTGAAGTTGCTGTCGGGGGTGATCAACCCGACCAGCGGTTCCGCCAAGGTGATGGGTTTTACTCCCTGGGAACGAAAACACGAATACCGCCGCCGCTTCGCTTTGGTAATGGGGCAAAAAAATCAGCTTTGGTGGGACCTCCCGGCGCAAGAATCCTACCGACTTCATCAACAGATCTACGGCATTGACCCGACGGAATTCCAGCAACGCCTGGATGAACTGTCGGAATTGCTAGACGTCAAACGCCTGCTCGGCCAACCGGTCCGCGAGCTGTCGCTGGGCGAGCGAATGAAGATGGAATTGATGGCGGCACTGCTGCATAACCCGGACGTCCTGTTCCTCGATGAACCGACGATCGGGCTGGATGTGATCGCTCAGCACAACATTCAGCAGTTTCTAAAGTACTACCAAGAGAAACGCAAAATCACGATCCTGCTGACCAGCCACTACATGAAAGATGTGGCGGCCCTTTGCAAACGGGTTGTGATCATCGCCGACGGCCGCATCCACTACGACGGTTCGCTATCGGGAATCATCGACAAGTTTTCTGGTAGCAAAGTGGTCACCTTGCAGTTTGCCGAAGACGTCCAGCCCGACAACTTGTCTGAAATTGGCGAAGTCATCGAAACCAACTGGCCAAAGGCGAAAATCCATATTCCTCGCAACGAAGTCGCCGCACGCTTGGCTCAGGCCCTTCGTGACCACGTCGTTGAAGATGTCTCGGTGGAAGATCCTCCGTTGGAAGATGTGATTGCAGATCTCTTCCACTCGGTCGGTAACCACCCTCGAGCCGAAACGTCCCACAGCTCCGAGGCTCCCCAGGTATGA